The region TTATCTTCAGAATATCTACCGGTAGAGAAATCGAATTTTTGAGCAGTCCCAGTTTTTCCCGCTGCCTGATACCCCATAAGTTTAGCTCTTGTACCGGTTCCATCATTCACTACTTGTTCTAATATTTTAGTCATAGTCAAAGCAGTATCAACAGATACGACCTGTCTTACCGGTTTGGGTTTAATTATTTTAACCTTATTTTGGTCAGAATCTATTATTTCCTTTACTATCATCGGTTTCATTAAAGTTCCTCGATTGGCTATAGCCGATATAGCCATAATCAATTGAAGGGGAGTTACAGAGATTTCTTGCCCTATAGATAAAGAAGCCAGAGAAATTTTTGACCAATCTTTTGTGCTTCTTACCAGACCACTTATTTCTCCTGGTAAACTTATTTCAGTAAGCGCCCCAAATCCGAATCTTCTAATCGACTTTTCAAATATATTTTCTTCCAATTTTGTCCCAGCTTGAATGACTCCTATATTACAGGAATTTTTTACTATTCCGGTCAGATCTTGAGAGCTATGTTGGTGTATATCATGAAAAATATTTCCATTATACTTAGTCGACCCGCTGCAATAAAATTGATCATCCATTTTTACTACCTTTTCTTCCAGAGCGGTTGATATAGTAATAACTTTAAAGGTCGATCCAGGCTCATAGGAATCAGTCACTGCTCTATTCCTCCAAAGATCACGAGGATATTGATTAAAATAGTTGGGATCATAGGAAGGTTTCACTGCCATTGCCAAAATTTCTCCGGTTTTGGGAACAGCTACAATAGCGATTCCCGCTTTAGCTTTAGATTCTTGAAACGCTTTGTTTAAGGCTTCTTCAGTGATAAATTGGATAACCTCATCAATGGTCAATACAATAGAATTTCCATCTATATGAGC is a window of Candidatus Atribacteria bacterium DNA encoding:
- a CDS encoding stage V sporulation protein D translates to YRLYNIQLIQTDKFKEIAQQEHLASFSIEGERGNIYDRNYKKLAVNVNVQSLFAIPPLVKNPQESAQKISSILNLKTKDVLNKLNQQKSFVWIKRKLSDKEVTEVKKLNLEGVNFLDESKRYYPKNSLASNLMGFVGIDNQGLEGLESFFDQELKGLPGLVVMERDASGGKVPLSIKEPTAHIDGNSIVLTIDEVIQFITEEALNKAFQESKAKAGIAIVAVPKTGEILAMAVKPSYDPNYFNQYPRDLWRNRAVTDSYEPGSTFKVITISTALEEKVVKMDDQFYCSGSTKYNGNIFHDIHQHSSQDLTGIVKNSCNIGVIQAGTKLEENIFEKSIRRFGFGALTEISLPGEISGLVRSTKDWSKISLASLSIGQEISVTPLQLIMAISAIANRGTLMKPMIVKEIIDSDQNKVKIIKPKPVRQVVSVDTALTMTKILEQVVNDGTGTRAKLMGYQAAGKTGTAQKFDFSTGRYSEDKYSSWFVGYAPTDNPQISILVLLDEPKGSYYGGTVSAPVFQEIASMVLPYLSIPTDEK